From the genome of Bradyrhizobium sp. ORS 278:
CGCTGGTCGGTGTCGCCGAGAAGGGCTATGCGAGCCTGGTGCTGACCGCCAAGGCCACCCCCGGCCATTCCTCGATGCCGCCGCGGGACACGGCGATCGGCATGATGAGCGCGGCACTGGCCAAGCTCGAGGCCAACCGGCTGCCGATGCGAATCGACGGCACGGTCGGCGAGATGTTCGCCGCGCTGGCGCCGGAAATGAGCGGTATCAACCGCGCCGTGCTGTCCAATCTCTGGCTGACCAAGCCGCTGCTGTTCAGCGAGTTCGCCAAGAGCGGACCGGCCGAGGCGATGGTGCGCACGACGACCGCGCTGACCATCTTCAACGCCGGCGACAAGGACAATGTGCTCCCGGGCAACGCCTCAGCCACCGTGAATTTCCGACTGCTGCCAGGTGACACCGAGGCTGGGATCATCGATCACATCAGGCAGACCGTGGCCAACGACCGCATCTCGATCTCAGCCTTGCGCGGCAACCGCGAGCCGCCGCTGGTCACCTCGACCGCCAGCCCGGCCTATCAGCTCGTCAACCGCACCATTCGCGAGATCTTCAATGATGCGGTGGTGGCGCCCGGCCTGATGATCGCCGGCACCGATTCGAGCCACTATGCGGGCATCGCCGACAGCATCTTCCGCTTCTCGCCGCTGCGCGCGACGACGGAGGATCTCAAGCGCTTTCACGGCACCAATGAGCGGCTGTCGGTCGAAGGCTATGGCGACATGATCCGCTTCTATCGGCGGCTGCTGGAGACAGCCGCTGGTCCGGCCTAGACCGAAGGCTTCGGCAACCCGGCGATGGCGCAGGCCGCGCGCAGCGTGTTCACCAGCAGGCAGGCCACCGTCATCTGGCCGACGCCGCCCGGCACCGGCGTGATCGCGCCGGCGACTTCAGCGACCTCGGCATAGGCGACATCCCCGACCAGCCTGGTCTTGCCCTCAGGCGTCGGAATGCGGTTGATGCCGACGTCGATCACGGTCGCGCCCGGCTTGATCCAGTCGCGCTTCACCATCTCCGGACGGCCGACCGCCGCATAGACGAGATCGGCGCGCGCAGTCAGCGCCGGCAGATCGCGCGAGCGCGAATGGGCGATCGTGACAGTGGCGTTCTCGTTCAGAAGCAGCTGCACCAGGGGGCGGCCGACCAGGTTGGAGCGGCCGATGACGATCGCATTCATGCCCTCCAGCGAGGCATGCACGGTCTTGCTGAGGATGATGCAGCCGAGCGGCGTGCACGGCGCCAGCGCCGGCTGGCCGCCGGCGAGCCGGCCGGCATTGTGCGGATGTAGGCCGTCGACATCCTTGGCCGGGTCGATGGCATTGATCACGGCCTCGGTGTCCAACCCTTTCGGCAGCGGCAGCTGCACCAGGATGCCATGCACCGAGGGGTCCTGATTGAGCTTCGAGATCAGCGCCAGCAGCTCAGCCTGAGCGACGTCGGCCGGCAGCTTGTGCTCGAACGAAGCCATGCCAGCGGCCTGGGTCTGGGTGTGCTTGCTGCGGACGTAAACCTCGGAGGCCGGGTCGTTGCCGACCAGCACCACCGCAAGCCCCGGCGTCAGGCCAAGGTCGTGCTTGACCCGCTCCACCTCCCGCGCGACCTGCGCGCGCAGGTCGGCCGCGATGATCTTCCCGTCGATGATGCGTGCGGTCATGCGTGGTCCCCTCGTCGCAGCGCCTATTCAGTTCGTCGACAGCAAGATCGCTGCCGCAGGCTCCCGCCTCTCCAGGGGAGGGTGTGGACCACGGCTGGCAAGACGGCAAGCTTCGGGCTGTCGCTATGTCCGGGTCGGCTTATGGACTGCGATGAGGTCGCGCAAGGCCAGA
Proteins encoded in this window:
- a CDS encoding M20 family peptidase codes for the protein MRRLLRIVRAVVLLILAVGAALLAVVLVNTFRQGSRQLEVAALPKASVDQAAAAQRLAEAVRFRTVSSPDDPELNAEAFAALRAHIEASFPAFHTAAAQEVVAGHSLLYTWRGSDTSAKPIALLAHQDVVPIAPGTEPDWAVPPFAGVIKEGFVWGRGAWDDKGNLYAMLEAAEALIKAGFKPRRTIYFAFGHDEEVGGVRGAKAMSAILAARNVRLDFVIDEGLLISEGGIKGLDKPAALVGVAEKGYASLVLTAKATPGHSSMPPRDTAIGMMSAALAKLEANRLPMRIDGTVGEMFAALAPEMSGINRAVLSNLWLTKPLLFSEFAKSGPAEAMVRTTTALTIFNAGDKDNVLPGNASATVNFRLLPGDTEAGIIDHIRQTVANDRISISALRGNREPPLVTSTASPAYQLVNRTIREIFNDAVVAPGLMIAGTDSSHYAGIADSIFRFSPLRATTEDLKRFHGTNERLSVEGYGDMIRFYRRLLETAAGPA
- the folD gene encoding bifunctional methylenetetrahydrofolate dehydrogenase/methenyltetrahydrofolate cyclohydrolase FolD; its protein translation is MTARIIDGKIIAADLRAQVAREVERVKHDLGLTPGLAVVLVGNDPASEVYVRSKHTQTQAAGMASFEHKLPADVAQAELLALISKLNQDPSVHGILVQLPLPKGLDTEAVINAIDPAKDVDGLHPHNAGRLAGGQPALAPCTPLGCIILSKTVHASLEGMNAIVIGRSNLVGRPLVQLLLNENATVTIAHSRSRDLPALTARADLVYAAVGRPEMVKRDWIKPGATVIDVGINRIPTPEGKTRLVGDVAYAEVAEVAGAITPVPGGVGQMTVACLLVNTLRAACAIAGLPKPSV